Below is a genomic region from Culicoides brevitarsis isolate CSIRO-B50_1 chromosome 2, AGI_CSIRO_Cbre_v1, whole genome shotgun sequence.
gtaattaattttgatttttaaaaattaataaatttaaaaatcagttaaaattacctaattaaatttaaattcttttaaaatttgatttttttaataaaattatttttttttcaatttttattaaattattaaataaaatattgttttgaaaataaataaattttaaataaaattaatttcagaataaatttaaattttcacgattttattttaatttttttaattaaatattttttttttattataaattttacttacaattatttttccttcCAGATGGTCGCTTATTGTGGGACTTTTTGCAACAATTGTTGAACGATCCTCAACAACGGTACAGCAACTACATCGCATGGAAGTGTCGTGACACAGGCGTCTTCAAAATTGTCGATCCAGCTGGCTTAGCGAAGCTCTGGGGCATCCAGAAAAACCATTTGTCCATGAACTACGATAAAATGTCGCGTGCCTTACGTTATTACTACCGCGTGAACATCCTGCGCAAGGTTCAAGGCGAAAGACATTGTTATCAGTGagtttccataattttttaaattttccttcttgaattttctaacaattttttttttattttttagatttttgcgTAATCCAAGCGAATTGAAAAGTATTAAGAATATCTCGTTGTTGCGACAAACGATGGCGAATCAACAAGCAACGGTCAAGAAggaacaacagcagcagcaacagcaacaacaggcCCAGCAAGCACCTCCACAATCGCCTTCGTATCTCATGAATGGCTCCATTGCCTCCATTATGACAAATTCGAACTTTATGAGTGCCGCTGTCGCTGCAGCTGCCGCCAGCAGTCAACAACATCAAAGACAAACATCTCCAGTCCCACCATCGCCGCTTCATTTGCAGCCACCGCCAGTTATTAAGATGGAGGCAAACAGCCAAGAGCAAGAGACTGATGACATGAAACCAACAGACTTGAGTACAAACAGCAGTAGCAGTAGAAATGGCAGTAGCGAAAGTGTTGATTGTTATccgtaagttaattttttattttttcttgattttttaactaaaataaaaaattttattaaaattattttcgaattttttaaaattaatttaaaaatatttttccattatttaaattttttaaaattatttttaaatatttaaaattaattttaagttttttaaaattattttttaaattttttatacctaataaatttttaattttttaaaattattttttaaaaattttttaaatttttttttttttttttttattttttttttttatttcttcaaattttaattattttttttttattttttccagatTGATTCGCAACTCAAACGGTCTCACCACAATCCAAATTCTCCGTCATCACCAACAACAAGAATACCCACAGAGATCGGCTTCCGTTTCGCCCCAACCTCAATACACGAAACCCTCTTCAGTGAGTCCagtgcaacaacaacatcatcaaTCGCATGAAAGTCTCATGGACGACATGCCCACAGACTTGAGCAATTACAAATAAATCCGTAACAATTTCCaaaaacacacagaaaaagtacaaaaaatctctttgtactgcgaaaaaaaaatattttatggaaaattgtgATATTAAATTGCATTCTGATTGacatagcgaaaaaaaatgtgaagaccccaaaaataataaaataattgagaacaaaaaatatgtgcCAACAACTTTCTGCTCTGATGTAGTTTTTAATCACGAAATTTAGttgcaatacaaaaaaataataaatttcaagattctcaattaaattaattaattaattaaaatttaattaaatttcggatcaaattaaaaaaaaataaaataaaatagctttaatgttaaaaaaaatatttgtaataaaaaaataagtgatcGATTATTAGATTTAGTgccgagaaaagaaaaaaaaacaaaaatgactgaaaaatgtcttaatttttaaaaattgtaaataaaatcctTCTTCCCATACGATTACATTCAAATTGGCTTCCATttgtataaagaaaaaaattctaaaaaatttaattattaaacactttttttgttcttccaaTTATTATTcgtgattataatttttttttataaaaatattaattattattattaattattagagGCACTGCGTTTTTCACACCTgttaatattctttttttctaaattctacgaaattattaaaaaaaaaataaatgaaaaagtattttatttggttcctttttgtgtattaaaaattttttattataacttttttcatgattttattaaaattaaaaaaaaaatacgaaaaatcccCCTGAAAAAGTTTCGTGATCCTTTTaagttttatgtttatttttgtaatttagagaaattttttagtttttttttataatttttaattattttttaaatgaatagtGTTGAAGTAAAAGTATAGATGTTAATTCCTTttgcttataaaaaaatatatatagtttataaatattataaatatatattaaaacaaGAGAATAGTTTGTATCTATAAGATTTGTTCGAtgtaagagacaaaaaaaaatgtgtataaaaaaattagcaattttaattattttaagattaattttaaagatgatcTAAAATGAttctgaatgaatgaaaaatggaaaaataaagaaaaaaaaatatttgaaagataaaaatttgtgtttttattttgtttgtccttaatttttacttaaaaaaaatattttaaaaaatattaaaaaaagaataaatttcttcTGCAAAAAGgttaatatcaaatatttttaaaacaattttttattaaaaaaaaataataaaaaatttttttattaaaaaatcttttaaatttgaaaaaaattaataaaaaatattttgtttaaaaaaaattaaatacctacATAATTCTTTATCGAAatcttcttttaatatttttagtaaattttcagctaaaatgataaaaaattgaatttttaattaaaatttatttaattaaattaaaattttaaaaaaataaattttttaattaaactaaaatttaaaaaaaataatttatttaattataaaaaaattgaaaattaataaaataattaatttatttaaataatttaaaatattctacctttttttaagatacgtttttttattctttttatattatttaaaaaatttaattatttttattaattgtcgaaactcaaaaaaaaaaaaaaaaataaataaaagtcatttttatacaaaaatatcccaaaaattaaactttattaaccaaaaaaatgcaaaaaatggaagaattttTACAAACAGCACTTTTGAACTGTCTCCTTCAATGTCTTAATAACCGCTTTTTGATCCTCCGCCTTAATAACTGCCGTTCCCGATACAATCCAATTCGCTCCTGCTTCCGCACACTGCTCAATAGTCGCTGGTCCAACACCTCCATCAACCTCAATATTCAAATTCGGATATTTTTCCCGCAACATCTTCACTTTTGTCATTTGATCCGCCATGAATTTCTGTCCTCCGAACCCTGGCTCGACTGTCATGACCAAAACTAAGTCCGCCATGTCGATAAATTCCTCCACAACTTTCACATCAGTTCCCGGCTTCAACGCTAATCCACATTTCATGCCGGCTTCCCTGACTTTGCGACAAACGGCAGCTACGGAATCCGCCACTGGCTCAATGTGAAACGTGTATTGATTGACATTGG
It encodes:
- the LOC134830466 gene encoding ribulose-phosphate 3-epimerase; the protein is MPLTAMIGPSILNADLGQLSEESRKLLENGADYLHLDVMDGHFVPNLTFGHPVVKCLRNKIKDAFFETHMMVQNPQQWIEPMADANVNQYTFHIEPVADSVAAVCRKVREAGMKCGLALKPGTDVKVVEEFIDMADLVLVMTVEPGFGGQKFMADQMTKVKMLREKYPNLNIEVDGGVGPATIEQCAEAGANWIVSGTAVIKAEDQKAVIKTLKETVQKCCL